From a region of the Triticum aestivum cultivar Chinese Spring chromosome 7D, IWGSC CS RefSeq v2.1, whole genome shotgun sequence genome:
- the LOC123169334 gene encoding galactose mutarotase, protein MEQLLGAQQHHSSLSPRTPTRPHLQHAASNRFRDHHHPQQPHAGLKILRVTPPFFLLLLAAVYLLASATILSAPAPSLRASTKKPDRLVVPVPAPVPPSRPPSPELLELDNGRIRARISNVGAAVTSLLVPDKNGVLADVVLGFDSLDPYLNGTSPYFGCIVGRVANRIKDGKFTLNGVQYSLGINNPPNTLHGGFKGFDKVIWEVTEYNKGKTPSITLKYYSKDGEEGFPGDVSVTARYSLPSSMELKLEMEAAPLNKATPISLAQHTYWNLAGHNSGDVLAHSIQIRGSQITPVDQISIPTGEFMQVSGTPFDFLTEGEIGDRIGQVPGGYDHNYVLDDSREVKSGLRHVAKVTDPSSFRVLNIWGDAPGVQFYTGNFLAGIVGKGGAVYGKHAGLCLETQGFPNAVNQPNFPSVIVHPGEKYMHTMLFEFSTK, encoded by the exons ATGGAGCAGCTGCTGGGAGCTCAGCAGCACCATTCCTCCCTGTCCCCGAGGACCCCGACCCGGCCGCACCTCCAGCACGCCGCCTCCAACCGGTTCCGGGATCACCACCACCCGCAGCAGCCCCACGCCGGCCTCAAGATCCTCCGCGTCACcccgcccttcttcctcctcctcctcgccgccgtctaCCTCCTCGCCTCCGCCACCATCCTCtccgcgccggcgccctcgctccgCGCCTCCACCAAGAAGCCCGACAGGCTCGTCGTCCCAGTGCCCGCGCCGGTGCCCCCCTCGCGGCCGCCTTCCCCGGAGCTGCTCGAGCTCGACAACGGCAGGATTCGGGCCAGGATCAGCAATGTCGGCGCCGCCGTCACCTCGCTGCTTGTCCCGGACAAGAACG GGGTTCTTGCTGATGTGGTGCTTGGATTCGACTCCCTGGATCCGTATCTG AATGGCACCTCGCCTTACTTTGGCTGCATTGTTGGGCGAGTTGCAAATAGAATCAAGGATGGAAAGTTTACTTTAAATGGCGTGCAATATAGTTTGGGCATCAACAACCCACCTAACACTCTTCATG GTGGATTTAAAGGGTTTGATAAAGTCATATGGGAAGTCACTGAATATAACAAAGGGAAGACCCCATCAATCACCTTAAAATATTATAGTAAAGATGGAGAGGAAG GTTTCCCAGGTGATGTTTCTGTTACTGCCAGATATTCTCTTCCATCAAGCATGGAGTTGAAGCTAGAGATGGAGGCTGCACCTTTGAACAAGGCCACACCAATCAGTTTAGCACAACACACCTACTGGAACCTGGCAGGCCACAACTCTGGAGATGTTCTTGCACATTCTATCCAGATAAGGGGATCTCAGATAACTCCAGTAGATCAAATTTCAATACCCACAGGCGAGTTTATGCAAGTGAGTGGCACGCCATTTGATTTTCTGACTGAGGGTGAGATTGGTGATAGGATTGGCCAAGTCCCTGGTGGTTATGATCACAACTATGTGCTTGATGATTCTCGCGAAGTGAAGTCAGGCTTGCGGCACGTGGCTAAGGTGACAGATCCGTCAAGCTTTAGGGTCCTAAACATTTGGGGGGATGCTCCTGGAGTGCAATTCTACACTGGTAATTTCCTTGCTGGCATTGTGGGGAAAGGAGGTGCAGTCTATGGGAAGCACGCAGGTCTCTGCCTTGAGACGCAGGGTTTCCCAAATGCGGTCAACCAACCTAATTTTCCATCAGTGATTGTTCATCCTGGTGAGAAGTACATGCATACAATGCTGTTTGAGTTCTCCACCAAGTGA